From a region of the Lactuca sativa cultivar Salinas chromosome 4, Lsat_Salinas_v11, whole genome shotgun sequence genome:
- the LOC111889165 gene encoding uncharacterized protein LOC111889165, which produces MTSMLQRERSLPVSQSYNTSSNDPSSVVAGIRRRLSSMSLRIQPSSISGTTSAATAWAMRRSKSVSSMGESTSTSVRNWWDRGWGWILSRKPIFAQDLEFNQEETSVLRSHDKGSWRHVFFKVKSEIRRLVRSDNVGLPQTVRYNSHSYAHNFDDGSSKFRS; this is translated from the coding sequence ATGACTTCTATGTTACAGAGGGAGAGATCTCTCCCTGTTTCTCAATCTTACAACACCTCTTCAAACGATCCATCTTCGGTGGTTGCCGGCATCCGCCGGAGACTCTCCTCCATGTCCTTACGGATCCAGCCCTCTTCCATCTCCGGCACCACCTCAGCTGCAACCGCATGGGCGATGCGCCGCTCCAAATCCGTTTCATCAATGGGGGAATCCACGTCTACCTCAGTCAGAAACTGGTGGGATCGGGGATGGGGATGGATCCTCTCGAGGAAACCCATATTCGCACAGGATCTGGAGTTTAATCAAGAGGAAACCTCCGTTCTCAGATCCCATGATAAAGGAAGCTGGAGACACGTCTTCTTCAAGGTTAAATCCGAGATCCGGAGACTCGTCAGATCTGATAATGTCGGCCTCCCTCAGACAGTTCGCTACAACTCCCATAGTTACGCTCACAATTTCGACGATGGCAGCAGTAAATTCCGAAGCTGA
- the LOC111889159 gene encoding uncharacterized protein LOC111889159 encodes MGAPESGEKQQKQQLDREIRDMMNALTRRLAHLHKKPNEREGASNIHDHDKEEEDANGGFGIITMAGSNEGATMRGELDLMSMENHKLGTTQHNDESFTPLTTYLNGNFQGVNNSIMVGGSYSTNDPGIHLDVDEHYMQHKGELGGSYSTNDPGIHLDVDEHYMQHKGELGSQKYGKWIP; translated from the coding sequence AACAAAAGCAACAACTCGATCGTGAGATTCGAGACATGATGAATGCACTCACACGTCGCCTTGCTCATCTCCATAAGAAACCCAATGAGAGAGAAGGTGCAAGCAACATCCATGATCATGACAAAGAGGAGGAGGATGCCAATGGTGGTTTTGGGATCATAACGATGGCTGGAAGCAACGAGGGAGCTACTATGAGAGGAGAGCTTGACTTGATGAGTATGGAGAATCATAAATTAGGTACAACACAACATAATGATGAGTCTTTTACCCCATTGACAACCTACCTTAATGGCAACTTCCAAGGTGTCAACAATTCTATCATGGTTGGTGGTAGTTACTCTACCAATGATCCTGGTATCCATTTGGATGTTGATGAACATTACATGCAACATAAGGGGGAGCTTGGTGGTAGTTACTCTACCAATGATCCTGGTATCCATTTGGATGTTGATGAACATTACATGCAACATAAGGGGGAGCTTGGTTCACAAAAGTATGGAAAGTGGATCCCCTAA